In a genomic window of Saccharothrix sp. HUAS TT1:
- the sigK gene encoding ECF RNA polymerase sigma factor SigK, translating into MPERERSLRGVPSDVDDGGASLVPAEELLGRVARGDEKAFELLYDQVAGSVLGLVRRVVRDHAQSEEVTQEVLVEVWRTASRFDPGRGSASAWVLTLAHRRAVDRVRSAQAAAQRDQRAADLGVVTPFDEVSEQVAGRLERRQVRRCLSTLTEVQRESVLLAYYQGYTYPEVAALLTVPLGTVKTRMRDGLIRLRDCLGVAR; encoded by the coding sequence ATGCCGGAGCGGGAACGGTCGTTGCGAGGTGTGCCGTCGGACGTGGACGACGGCGGCGCCTCGCTCGTGCCGGCGGAGGAACTGCTCGGCCGGGTGGCGCGAGGGGACGAGAAGGCGTTCGAACTGCTCTACGACCAGGTGGCCGGGTCGGTCCTCGGGCTCGTCCGGCGGGTGGTGCGCGACCACGCGCAGTCCGAGGAGGTCACCCAGGAGGTGCTGGTCGAGGTGTGGCGGACGGCCAGCAGGTTCGACCCGGGGCGCGGCAGCGCGTCGGCCTGGGTGCTGACGCTGGCCCACCGGCGCGCCGTCGACCGGGTCCGGTCGGCGCAGGCCGCGGCGCAGCGCGACCAGCGGGCCGCCGACCTGGGCGTGGTCACGCCGTTCGACGAGGTCAGCGAGCAGGTGGCGGGGCGGTTGGAGCGCCGCCAGGTGCGGCGCTGCCTGAGCACGTTGACCGAGGTCCAGCGCGAGTCGGTGCTGCTGGCCTACTACCAGGGCTACACCTATCCCGAGGTCGCCGCCCTGCTGACCGTCCCGCTGGGCACGGTCAAGACGAGGATGCGCGACGGCCTGATCAGACTGCGCGACTGCCTGGGGGTGGCCCGGTGA
- a CDS encoding beta-L-arabinofuranosidase domain-containing protein — translation MSSSPLSRRRLLQAAGVAAVATTAPSLFAGTAGAAAIPPVRGDVGVSAHPFDLGQVRLTSGRWLDNQNRTLSYLRFVDVNRLLYNFRANHRLSTQGAAALGGWEAPNFPFRTHSQGHFLTAWAQAWAVLGDTTCRDKANLMVAELAKCQANNSAAGFNTGYLSGFPESDFDAMEAGSPKSVSYYALHKTLAGLLDVWRLIGSTQARDVLLRFAGWVDWRTSRLSYSQMQRVLGTEFGGMNAVLTDLYQQTGDSRWLATAQRFDHAAVFDPLAANRDQLNGLHANTQVPKWIGAAREYKATGTTRYRDIAANAWAMTVNAHTYVIGGNSQAEHFRAPNAIAAYLNTDTAEACNTYNMLKLTRELWLLTPDNAAYFDFYERALLNHLIGQQNPADPHGHICYFTGLNPGHRRGNTGPAWGGGNWSTDYTTFWCCQGTALEVNTSLANSIYFHNGSTLTVNLYTPSVLTWSERNTTITQTTAYPAADTTTLTVSGAAGGSWTMRLRIPAWTTGATVSVNGTVQDVATTPGSYASLTRSWTSGDTVTLRLPMRVVVRAANDNPSVAAITYGPAVLAGNYGSTTPSRLPALDVASITRTGTSTLAFTARADGATVNLGPFHDAHGYNYAVYWNTSGGGGGGSDAGYRLFNAAGGLVLGVQNMSTADGGLAVQWGDTGTADHDWQVVADGGDVRLRNVNSGKVLGVENMSTADNARVLQWADNGTADHRWAVVDNGDGTHKLRNANSGKLLGILNGSTAQGAQAVQDPDNGSADNRWRFVPSGARRVQNLRSGLVLGVRNMSTADGGLVVQWDDSGTADHLWTAVLDPDGYFRLRNSHSGKVLGVENGADANGARVLQWADNGTADHKWRLRYGANGCFRVQCGNGARVLGVTNASTARDAQVVLWDDNGTDDHLWRFI, via the coding sequence ATGTCGTCCTCACCGTTGAGCCGACGCAGGCTGTTGCAGGCCGCCGGGGTCGCCGCCGTCGCGACCACCGCACCCTCCCTGTTCGCCGGGACCGCCGGCGCGGCCGCGATCCCGCCGGTCCGCGGCGACGTGGGCGTGTCGGCGCACCCGTTCGACCTGGGCCAGGTCCGCCTGACGTCGGGGCGCTGGCTGGACAACCAGAACCGCACGCTGTCCTACCTGCGCTTCGTGGACGTGAACCGGCTGCTCTACAACTTCCGGGCCAACCACCGGCTGTCGACCCAGGGAGCGGCGGCGCTGGGCGGGTGGGAGGCGCCGAACTTCCCCTTCCGCACGCACAGCCAGGGGCACTTCCTGACCGCGTGGGCGCAGGCGTGGGCGGTGCTGGGCGACACCACGTGCCGCGACAAGGCCAACCTCATGGTCGCGGAGCTGGCCAAGTGCCAGGCGAACAACTCCGCGGCCGGGTTCAACACCGGTTACCTGTCCGGGTTCCCGGAGTCGGACTTCGACGCGATGGAAGCGGGCAGCCCGAAGTCGGTGTCCTACTACGCGCTGCACAAGACCCTGGCCGGGCTGCTGGACGTGTGGCGGTTGATCGGCAGCACCCAGGCGCGCGACGTGCTGCTGCGGTTCGCGGGCTGGGTGGACTGGCGCACGAGCAGGCTGTCCTACAGCCAGATGCAGCGCGTGCTGGGCACCGAGTTCGGCGGGATGAACGCCGTGCTGACCGACCTGTACCAGCAGACCGGCGACTCCCGCTGGCTGGCGACGGCGCAGCGGTTCGACCACGCGGCCGTCTTCGACCCGCTGGCCGCGAACCGGGACCAGCTCAACGGCCTGCACGCCAACACCCAGGTCCCCAAGTGGATCGGCGCGGCCCGCGAGTACAAGGCCACCGGCACGACCCGCTACCGCGACATCGCCGCCAACGCGTGGGCCATGACCGTCAACGCGCACACCTACGTCATCGGCGGCAACAGCCAGGCCGAGCACTTCCGGGCGCCCAACGCCATCGCGGCCTACCTCAACACCGACACCGCCGAGGCGTGCAACACCTACAACATGCTCAAGCTGACCCGGGAGCTGTGGCTGCTCACCCCCGACAACGCGGCCTACTTCGACTTCTACGAGCGCGCGCTGCTCAACCACCTCATCGGCCAGCAGAACCCGGCCGACCCGCACGGCCACATCTGCTACTTCACCGGCCTGAACCCCGGCCACCGGCGCGGCAACACCGGCCCCGCGTGGGGCGGCGGCAACTGGAGCACCGACTACACCACGTTCTGGTGCTGCCAGGGCACCGCCCTGGAGGTCAACACGTCGCTGGCCAACTCGATCTACTTCCACAACGGCAGCACGCTCACGGTGAACCTCTACACGCCGTCGGTGCTGACGTGGTCGGAGCGGAACACCACGATCACCCAGACCACCGCCTACCCGGCCGCCGACACCACCACGCTCACCGTCAGCGGCGCCGCCGGCGGGTCGTGGACGATGCGGCTGCGCATCCCCGCCTGGACGACCGGTGCGACGGTCAGCGTCAACGGCACCGTGCAGGACGTCGCCACCACCCCCGGCAGCTACGCCTCGCTGACCAGGTCGTGGACCTCCGGTGACACCGTCACCCTGCGCCTGCCCATGCGCGTGGTCGTGCGGGCGGCCAACGACAACCCGTCCGTCGCCGCGATCACCTACGGCCCGGCGGTCCTCGCGGGCAACTACGGCAGCACCACCCCGTCCCGGCTGCCCGCGCTGGACGTCGCCTCCATCACCCGCACCGGCACGTCGACGTTGGCCTTCACCGCCCGCGCCGACGGCGCGACGGTCAACCTGGGCCCGTTCCACGACGCCCACGGCTACAACTACGCGGTCTACTGGAACACCTCCGGCGGGGGCGGCGGCGGGTCCGACGCCGGGTACCGGCTGTTCAACGCGGCCGGCGGCCTGGTCCTGGGCGTGCAGAACATGTCCACCGCCGACGGCGGCCTGGCCGTGCAGTGGGGCGACACCGGCACCGCCGACCACGACTGGCAGGTCGTGGCGGACGGGGGCGACGTCCGGCTGCGCAACGTGAACAGCGGCAAGGTGCTCGGCGTGGAGAACATGTCCACCGCCGACAACGCCCGCGTCCTGCAGTGGGCCGACAACGGCACCGCCGACCACCGCTGGGCGGTCGTGGACAACGGCGACGGCACCCACAAGCTCCGCAACGCCAACAGCGGCAAGCTGCTCGGCATCCTCAACGGCTCCACGGCGCAGGGCGCCCAGGCCGTGCAGGACCCCGACAACGGCAGCGCGGACAACCGGTGGCGCTTCGTGCCGTCCGGGGCCCGCCGCGTCCAGAACCTGCGCAGCGGCCTGGTCCTCGGCGTGCGGAACATGTCCACGGCGGACGGTGGCCTGGTCGTGCAGTGGGACGACAGCGGCACCGCCGACCACCTGTGGACCGCCGTCCTCGACCCCGACGGCTACTTCCGGCTGCGCAACTCGCACAGCGGCAAGGTGCTCGGCGTCGAGAACGGGGCCGACGCCAACGGCGCCCGCGTGCTCCAGTGGGCCGACAACGGCACGGCCGACCACAAGTGGCGGCTGCGGTACGGCGCCAACGGCTGCTTCCGCGTCCAGTGCGGCAACGGCGCCCGGGTCCTCGGCGTCACCAACGCCTCCACCGCGCGGGACGCGCAGGTCGTCCTGTGGGACGACAACGGCACCGACGACCACCTCTGGCGCTTCATCTGA
- a CDS encoding anti-sigma factor: MTGDSINAELHTLTGAYVLSALSELESRAFEVHLAQCASCALEVAELSETAARLGSAVQVQPSPQLRERVLAAASRTRQLPPEVAHRAPARGRGRRLRRATGLTAAASVLVAVGLGVHGVQNERQLEREVDALRQATAEHDRFADLLAAPDARLVRGEVSGGGTGTAVVSASRGAALFLADGLAELPGDRAYQLWVIGRDGPRSAGLLGSAASPRPLLAQGIGEADKFGLTVEPRGGSEQPTTPAVVVLPFA, from the coding sequence GTGACCGGTGACTCGATCAACGCCGAACTGCACACGTTGACCGGCGCGTACGTGTTGAGCGCGCTGTCCGAGCTGGAGAGCCGGGCCTTCGAGGTGCACCTGGCGCAGTGCGCGAGCTGCGCGCTGGAGGTGGCCGAGCTGAGCGAGACGGCGGCCCGGCTGGGCTCGGCCGTGCAGGTGCAGCCCTCACCGCAGCTGCGGGAACGGGTGCTGGCCGCCGCGTCGCGGACCCGGCAGCTGCCCCCCGAGGTCGCCCACCGCGCGCCGGCTCGCGGCCGTGGTCGCCGGCTGCGCCGCGCCACGGGGCTGACGGCGGCGGCGAGCGTGCTGGTCGCGGTCGGGCTCGGGGTGCACGGCGTGCAGAACGAGCGGCAGCTGGAACGCGAGGTGGACGCGCTGCGGCAGGCCACCGCCGAGCACGACCGGTTCGCCGACCTGCTGGCAGCGCCGGACGCCCGGTTGGTGCGCGGCGAGGTCTCCGGTGGCGGCACCGGCACGGCGGTGGTGTCCGCCAGCCGCGGCGCGGCGCTGTTCCTGGCCGACGGGCTGGCCGAGCTGCCCGGGGACCGGGCCTACCAGCTGTGGGTGATCGGCCGTGACGGTCCCCGCTCGGCCGGGTTGCTGGGTTCGGCGGCGAGCCCGCGGCCGCTGCTGGCCCAGGGCATCGGCGAGGCGGACAAGTTCGGGTTGACGGTGGAACCGCGGGGCGGGTCCGAGCAGCCCACGACGCCCGCGGTCGTCGTGCTGCCCTTCGCTTGA
- a CDS encoding BTAD domain-containing putative transcriptional regulator, translated as MSTTASLVVRLLGPVRAWRHGAEVDIGAARRRAVFALLAMRANEAVSKDELVDGVWGDAPPATAGASLYTYVSGLRRALEPERSKRSAGVVLTSSGAGYALRLDREALDVHRFDRHRELAEDLARHDPRRAVAELDAALALWEGEALFSVPGRFAESQRSRLHELRLAAVERRAELVLRLGEHADVVAELSGLVVEHPLREGLRALLMSALHQGNRQAEALEVFRDARRVLADQLGIEPGPALREAHRRVLGGEARHRPPATPPTSTDLRASAPRPASAPFVGRRRELDLLRRALSDVDGGRGGAVWLEGEPGIGKSSLLSACLADAGVRVARAAADELGSRFPLRVVLDALGVSVASPDPRRVGLARELLAPAGDGDPVLTAIDRLVDLVCELCAEAPLVLALDDFQWADEAGVLLWHRLVRLAHRLPLLLIAVARPVPHREDVARVRRAVVEAGDLVLLGPLADDEVTALVTELVGATPGQGLDRLAGCAGGNPLYVREVVDALLREHTVEFRSGVADAAVADQDVPPSLVTALTRRLAFLSADALDLLRRAALLGGAFAPGDAAVVAGRPVSELVAAVEEAAAAGVLVEAGAEFAFRHHLVHRALYLGTPAAVRAALHRQAAQALAAAGSAVELVARQLAAAPTAVDRWVVDWLVANAAAVAARDPDLAVAVLRSAIAQSDLPAGDRERLAARLARLVFRLGRRAEADVRYALARARDHELVAEMRWVLAASHHREGRRAEAAEVLRAATADHATPPVWRARLEALTATVLTGDEGESAARRALRLGREARDDFAVAQARRGLWRAATARGDHAEALRQVELALVAAVAPDVHSDLLGDKVLTLQHLDRWDEADELLRVPWSHPAVVAQHYWRGRWADALDLVDGHREATPSPWPGDRGPTPPAHGVAALVAVRQDRVEAAARHLRAAAEHREEPPDDFRAAAEALLAERAGRVDDALTALAGVLAPDRVTPNLRWLPLVTRLALLAGDPDLAARAAGQAGAGAVASRCRGLVERDPALVLDAVAEYRGAGRPVELAEALEDAAALLAGSGDQVAAGAAVREAVVVYRGFGAEWDARRAGARLRHVA; from the coding sequence ATGAGCACGACCGCTTCGCTGGTGGTCAGGTTGCTCGGACCGGTTCGCGCGTGGCGCCACGGCGCGGAGGTCGACATCGGCGCCGCGCGCAGGCGCGCCGTGTTCGCCCTGCTCGCGATGCGCGCGAACGAGGCGGTCTCCAAGGACGAGCTGGTCGACGGGGTGTGGGGCGACGCGCCGCCCGCGACCGCCGGCGCGAGCCTCTACACCTACGTCTCCGGGCTGCGCCGGGCGCTGGAGCCGGAGCGGTCCAAGCGGTCGGCCGGGGTGGTGCTCACCTCGTCGGGAGCCGGGTACGCGCTCCGGCTGGACCGCGAGGCGCTGGACGTCCACCGCTTCGACCGGCACCGCGAGCTGGCGGAGGACCTGGCGCGGCACGACCCCCGGCGGGCGGTGGCGGAGCTGGACGCGGCGCTGGCGCTGTGGGAGGGCGAGGCGCTGTTCTCCGTGCCCGGCCGGTTCGCCGAGTCCCAGCGGTCGCGGTTGCACGAGCTGCGGTTGGCCGCCGTGGAGCGGCGCGCCGAACTGGTGCTGCGGCTGGGCGAGCACGCCGACGTGGTGGCCGAGCTGTCCGGGCTGGTGGTCGAGCACCCGCTGCGGGAGGGCCTGCGGGCGCTGCTGATGTCCGCGCTGCACCAGGGGAACAGGCAGGCCGAGGCGCTGGAGGTGTTCCGCGACGCCCGGCGCGTGCTGGCGGACCAGCTCGGCATCGAACCCGGTCCCGCCCTGCGCGAGGCGCACCGCCGGGTGCTGGGCGGCGAGGCGCGCCACCGCCCGCCCGCGACGCCGCCGACCTCGACCGACCTCCGGGCGTCGGCGCCGCGACCGGCGTCGGCGCCGTTCGTCGGCCGGCGCCGCGAGCTGGACCTGCTGCGGCGCGCGTTGTCCGATGTGGACGGTGGGCGCGGCGGGGCCGTGTGGCTGGAGGGCGAGCCGGGCATCGGCAAGTCGTCCCTGCTGTCCGCCTGCCTGGCCGACGCGGGCGTCCGCGTCGCCAGGGCCGCCGCCGACGAGCTGGGCAGCCGCTTCCCGCTCCGCGTGGTGCTCGACGCGCTCGGCGTGTCGGTCGCCTCCCCCGACCCGCGCCGCGTCGGGCTCGCCCGGGAGCTGCTGGCGCCGGCGGGCGACGGCGACCCGGTGCTCACCGCCATCGACCGCCTGGTGGACCTGGTCTGCGAGCTGTGCGCGGAAGCGCCGCTGGTGCTGGCGCTCGACGACTTCCAGTGGGCCGACGAGGCCGGCGTGCTGCTGTGGCACCGGCTGGTGCGCCTGGCGCACCGGCTGCCCCTGCTGCTGATCGCGGTGGCGCGGCCGGTGCCGCACCGCGAGGACGTGGCGCGGGTGCGGCGGGCCGTCGTGGAGGCGGGCGACCTGGTCCTCCTCGGACCGCTGGCGGACGACGAGGTCACCGCCCTGGTGACCGAGCTGGTGGGCGCGACGCCCGGCCAGGGCCTGGACCGGCTCGCCGGGTGCGCGGGCGGCAACCCGCTCTACGTCCGGGAGGTGGTCGACGCGCTGCTGCGCGAGCACACCGTCGAGTTCCGCTCCGGGGTCGCCGACGCGGCGGTCGCGGACCAGGACGTGCCGCCGTCGCTCGTCACGGCGCTGACCAGGCGGCTGGCGTTCCTGTCGGCCGACGCGCTGGACCTGCTGCGCCGGGCCGCGCTGCTGGGCGGCGCGTTCGCGCCCGGCGACGCGGCGGTCGTGGCGGGGCGGCCGGTCTCCGAGCTGGTCGCCGCCGTGGAGGAGGCCGCGGCCGCCGGCGTGCTGGTCGAGGCGGGCGCCGAGTTCGCCTTCCGGCACCACCTGGTCCACCGGGCCCTCTACCTCGGCACACCGGCCGCCGTGCGGGCCGCGCTGCACCGCCAGGCCGCCCAGGCCCTCGCCGCGGCCGGGTCGGCGGTCGAGCTGGTCGCCCGGCAGCTGGCCGCCGCGCCGACCGCGGTCGACCGCTGGGTGGTGGACTGGCTGGTCGCGAACGCCGCGGCGGTCGCGGCGCGGGACCCTGACCTGGCGGTGGCGGTGCTGCGGTCGGCCATCGCGCAGTCGGACCTGCCCGCCGGTGACCGGGAACGGCTCGCCGCCCGGCTGGCCCGCCTGGTGTTCCGGCTCGGCCGCCGGGCCGAGGCCGACGTCCGCTACGCGCTGGCCCGCGCCCGCGACCACGAGCTGGTCGCCGAGATGCGCTGGGTCCTGGCCGCCTCGCACCACCGCGAGGGCCGCCGCGCGGAGGCCGCCGAGGTGCTGCGGGCGGCGACCGCCGACCACGCCACGCCGCCCGTCTGGCGAGCCCGCTTGGAGGCGCTGACCGCGACCGTGCTGACCGGCGACGAGGGCGAGTCCGCCGCGCGCCGGGCCCTGCGGCTGGGGCGGGAGGCGCGCGACGACTTCGCGGTGGCGCAGGCCCGGCGCGGGCTGTGGCGGGCGGCCACCGCGCGCGGCGACCACGCCGAGGCGTTGCGGCAGGTCGAGCTGGCGCTGGTGGCGGCCGTCGCGCCGGACGTGCACTCGGACCTGCTGGGCGACAAGGTGCTCACGCTGCAGCACCTCGACCGCTGGGACGAGGCCGACGAGCTGCTGCGCGTGCCGTGGTCGCACCCCGCCGTCGTCGCGCAGCACTACTGGCGGGGTCGGTGGGCGGACGCGCTCGACCTGGTCGACGGCCACCGCGAGGCGACGCCGAGCCCGTGGCCGGGGGATCGCGGGCCGACGCCTCCCGCGCACGGCGTCGCCGCGCTGGTCGCGGTCCGCCAGGACCGGGTGGAGGCGGCGGCGCGGCACCTGCGTGCCGCGGCGGAGCACCGGGAGGAGCCGCCGGACGACTTCCGGGCCGCCGCCGAAGCCCTCCTGGCCGAACGCGCCGGGCGGGTGGACGACGCGCTCACCGCGTTGGCCGGGGTGCTCGCGCCGGACCGGGTGACGCCCAACCTCCGGTGGCTGCCGCTGGTGACGCGGTTGGCGCTGCTGGCGGGCGATCCCGACCTGGCGGCGCGTGCGGCCGGGCAGGCCGGGGCGGGCGCGGTGGCGTCGCGCTGCCGCGGGTTGGTGGAGCGCGACCCGGCCCTCGTGCTCGACGCGGTGGCGGAGTACCGGGGAGCGGGCAGGCCGGTGGAGTTGGCCGAGGCGCTGGAGGACGCCGCCGCGCTGCTGGCCGGGAGCGGCGACCAGGTCGCGGCCGGTGCGGCGGTGCGGGAGGCCGTGGTGGTGTACCGGGGTTTCGGTGCGGAGTGGGATGCGCGACGGGCCGGGGCGCGGTTGCGCCACGTGGCCTGA
- a CDS encoding anti-sigma factor antagonist (This anti-anti-sigma factor, or anti-sigma factor antagonist, belongs to a family that includes characterized members SpoIIAA, RsbV, RsfA, and RsfB.), which produces MRASTHSAAPRPFAVTVRRHGDAVVATVSGEVDQSTAPQLRDALADVLRERPAVVVVDLRDVDLLASAGLAALIAAHDEAVPEVRLRVVAPATAPAMRSVRLTGLGDLLMVHSTVDAALAAT; this is translated from the coding sequence GTGCGCGCTTCGACCCACTCCGCCGCACCTCGGCCGTTCGCCGTGACCGTCCGCCGCCACGGCGACGCGGTGGTGGCGACGGTGTCCGGCGAGGTGGACCAGAGCACCGCGCCCCAGCTGCGCGACGCGCTCGCCGACGTGCTGCGCGAGCGGCCCGCGGTGGTCGTGGTGGACCTCCGCGACGTCGACCTGCTGGCCTCCGCCGGGCTGGCGGCGTTGATCGCCGCCCACGACGAGGCGGTCCCCGAGGTCCGGCTGCGGGTCGTCGCGCCCGCCACCGCCCCGGCCATGCGGTCGGTCCGGCTCACCGGGTTGGGTGACTTGCTGATGGTTCACTCGACGGTGGACGCCGCGCTGGCGGCCACCTGA
- a CDS encoding molybdopterin-dependent oxidoreductase: MSVAAALAVGHLVAGLVDPFASPFLAVGNTAIDLTPHPVKDFAVRTFGEDDKLVLLGGMAVVITLVAVAAGLLSRRGPGPGTVLAGLVGALAIAAVLARPTIGAAGLLAPVASLVVGVVVFRWLHALARRTVPTPGAHAPDAHAPDTRTPDQDAPDQDAPDPNVTDPDASGLGRRRFLVTSAGVVAGAGVAATTGQLLGGRVDVEASRRAIRLTPDVPAPPIPAGADFAGSGSPAFITSNADFYRVDTALSVPRLRAQDWRMRVHGMVERELVLTYDDLVGRPLVEKTITLCCVSNEVGGPYTSTTNFLGVSLRDLLLEAGVRPGSDQLATRSVDGWTCGTPVEAIMAPDSGALLAVGMNGEPLPAEHGFPVRMVVPGLYGFVSATKWLVDAELTTFDAFDPYWVRRGWSQRAPIKTMSRIDRPKGFDEVPAGKFVAAGTAWAQHTGVDRVEVRVDGGPWQEAELSTEVNVDTWRMWRVELDVAPGSHTVQCRATDRSGYTQTEERAEPVPDGATGWQSIVFTARA, translated from the coding sequence GTGTCGGTCGCGGCGGCGTTGGCGGTCGGGCACCTGGTGGCCGGCCTGGTCGACCCGTTCGCCTCGCCGTTCCTGGCGGTCGGCAACACGGCGATCGACCTGACGCCGCACCCGGTGAAGGACTTCGCCGTCCGGACGTTCGGCGAGGACGACAAGCTGGTCCTGCTCGGCGGCATGGCGGTGGTGATCACCCTGGTGGCCGTCGCCGCGGGCCTGCTGTCCCGGCGCGGTCCGGGGCCGGGCACGGTGCTGGCCGGCTTGGTGGGGGCGCTCGCCATCGCGGCGGTGCTGGCCCGTCCCACGATCGGCGCGGCGGGGCTCTTGGCGCCGGTCGCGAGCCTGGTCGTCGGGGTGGTGGTGTTCCGCTGGTTGCACGCCCTCGCTCGACGCACCGTGCCGACGCCCGGCGCCCACGCGCCTGACGCCCACGCACCCGACACCCGCACGCCCGACCAGGACGCGCCCGACCAGGACGCACCGGACCCGAATGTGACGGACCCGGACGCGTCCGGGCTCGGGCGGCGGCGGTTCCTGGTCACGTCGGCCGGCGTCGTGGCGGGGGCCGGGGTCGCCGCCACGACCGGTCAGCTGCTCGGGGGCCGGGTGGACGTGGAGGCGTCGCGCCGGGCCATCCGGCTCACCCCTGACGTCCCGGCGCCCCCGATCCCCGCGGGCGCCGACTTCGCGGGTTCCGGCAGCCCCGCCTTCATCACGTCCAACGCCGACTTCTACCGGGTGGACACCGCCCTGTCCGTGCCCCGGTTGCGCGCCCAGGACTGGCGGATGCGCGTCCACGGCATGGTCGAGCGCGAACTCGTCCTCACCTACGACGACCTGGTCGGGCGTCCGCTGGTGGAGAAGACCATCACGCTGTGCTGCGTCTCCAACGAGGTCGGCGGCCCCTACACCTCCACCACCAACTTCCTCGGCGTGTCCCTGCGCGACCTGCTGCTGGAGGCCGGTGTGCGTCCCGGCTCGGACCAGCTCGCGACCCGCAGCGTCGACGGGTGGACCTGCGGCACGCCCGTCGAGGCGATCATGGCGCCGGACAGCGGCGCGCTGCTGGCCGTCGGCATGAACGGCGAACCGCTGCCCGCCGAGCACGGCTTCCCCGTCCGCATGGTCGTGCCGGGCCTGTACGGCTTCGTGTCGGCCACCAAGTGGCTGGTCGACGCCGAGTTGACCACCTTCGACGCCTTCGACCCGTACTGGGTGCGGCGCGGGTGGTCGCAGCGCGCTCCGATCAAGACCATGTCGCGCATCGACCGGCCCAAGGGGTTCGACGAGGTGCCCGCCGGCAAGTTCGTCGCCGCCGGCACCGCGTGGGCCCAGCACACCGGGGTCGACCGGGTCGAGGTCCGCGTGGACGGGGGGCCGTGGCAGGAGGCCGAGTTGAGCACCGAGGTCAACGTCGACACCTGGCGGATGTGGCGGGTGGAGCTGGACGTCGCGCCCGGCAGCCACACCGTCCAGTGCCGCGCCACCGACCGCTCCGGCTACACGCAGACCGAGGAGCGCGCCGAGCCCGTGCCCGACGGCGCCACCGGCTGGCAGTCGATCGTGTTCACCGCGCGGGCCTGA
- a CDS encoding fasciclin domain-containing protein, whose protein sequence is MRKTPRLAAIGAFAALVLSLAACGDSGQSSTGSGDSATSTTSAAAMTTTTTSSMAMSDGVTKTDDVFGAGCASLPPEAANEGSLDGMVDDPVATAASNNPLLTKLVAAVQAAGLVDTLNKADAGYTVFAPYDPAFDALGADALNAVLADQPKLTSILTYHVVPKRMDKDGILSAATLTTVQGGTLKVAGSGDDVTVNDAKVLCGNIPTANATVFVIDKVMMPTG, encoded by the coding sequence ATGCGCAAGACCCCGCGACTGGCCGCCATCGGCGCCTTCGCTGCCCTGGTGCTCTCGCTGGCGGCCTGCGGCGACAGCGGACAGTCCTCCACCGGTTCCGGTGACAGCGCGACGAGCACCACCTCGGCGGCCGCGATGACGACCACCACCACGAGCAGCATGGCGATGTCCGACGGCGTCACGAAGACCGACGACGTGTTCGGCGCCGGCTGCGCCAGCCTGCCCCCGGAGGCCGCGAACGAGGGCTCGCTCGACGGCATGGTGGACGACCCGGTGGCCACCGCCGCGAGCAACAACCCGCTGCTCACCAAGCTGGTGGCCGCGGTGCAGGCCGCCGGCCTGGTCGACACGCTGAACAAGGCCGACGCGGGCTACACCGTCTTCGCGCCCTACGACCCGGCGTTCGACGCCCTCGGCGCCGACGCCCTCAACGCCGTGCTGGCCGACCAGCCGAAGCTGACGTCGATCCTGACCTACCACGTGGTGCCGAAGCGCATGGACAAGGACGGCATCCTGAGCGCCGCCACGCTGACCACCGTCCAGGGTGGCACGCTCAAGGTCGCCGGCTCCGGCGACGACGTCACGGTGAACGACGCCAAGGTGCTGTGCGGCAACATCCCCACCGCCAACGCCACCGTGTTCGTCATCGACAAGGTCATGATGCCGACCGGCTGA